GGCACCAATTTTTGGGTAAGGTATCAATTTTCTTCCCTGACCTGGTTTGGTAAATAGTTTAGATAAGTCATCAAGCTGGTAATGCTTTACCCATCCATCCATCAATTGATACAACTAACTATAGAGATGCGATTAGATAATGTGACAACGGTGGCTAAAAAACTGGAATTGGAGTGTTTATAACCTTCTCTCAGTGATTTGTTTTAATGCTTTTACTTTGCCTCCCATAGTAGGTACAAATAGGCATTTAATGTGTATATAGTTTTGCCTTAGTACTTAGTAAATTGATGACGCAAAGAAAAGGAGCTAAAAGAAGATAGTGAGCACTCCATTCAGTGAGGAGATACAACCTATCTGCCTATATTAACCCCTTGTACTAGTTTGTTTTTGCGAAATAGAAAAGATTCTTTTTTACCTTTATATTGGAGGTTTATAATGTTTACCTGATCGTCAAAATGCTCCATTAATATCGAGTTTGTAAACGTTGCTTTACGCAGCGATTCTCTAAAGGGGATTTCTATATAAAGCCACACTGCGTCGGTTTTAAATTCCTTGCCTATCAAGGTCATCTCCTTTTTTTTACCCCGACGGTTTGTAATAAAAAAGCGTTGACGAATATATTTCATTATTAGCTGGTGGTGTTTGTCCGACTTGTCGAGTGTTTCTTTTTTGCCCGATAAACTGCCCAGTGCTTTTTCAAAGTCATCAATAAAAACTCTGAGACTGACCTCAAATGCCTTTGATTGATTGTTGTATTCTATTTCAGCTATACTGGTGTGAAACTCGTGTTTGTTGGAGTGTATTGGTGCATGGCTTGCCAAACTAATGCTTATGAGTAAAGTAGTGAGTATATTCATTGTGATAGATAATGGTTTACAGAAAGGTAACGCACATAAAAAAACTTCCGATAAACCTTTTGCCAAAGATTTTACCGGAAGTTTCGAATATTTTTTATAAGTGATCTGGAAAAAATAAGATGTGCCAATTTAAGAAAATATATTGTTCTCAGACGATTCAAAAAAAACGGTGCATAGCCAAAGCTATGAGGCTTTTTTTTTGAGAAGAATGAGGGCAATAGATACACTTTAATGGCTCAAATTATTTATGAAAGATCACTAAACGTTGTTAAAACAATTTTATAACATCATTGATAATAGCAAATGCCATCAAACCTAGCAATAGTACCATCCCAATGTTTTGTGCTATAATCAGGAAACGTTCGGAAGGAGAACGACCAGAGATGATCTCGTAAGTAAGAAACATTACGTGCCCACCGTCCAGGGCTGGAATAGGCAAGAAGTTCATAAAAGCCAATACCATAGACAATAGCCCTACCAATGTCCAAAATCGTTGAGCAATCCACTCAGTACCAAAAAACTTAGCAATGCCAATGGGTCCGCTTAATGATTTACTTGCTGAAGCATCATTTTTAAAAATACGTCCAAAAACCTTGATTTGCTGATAGATTACATCAAAAGCTTTGAAAGTACCCAAACTTATGGAAGCTCCCAGTGAATATTGCACTTGTTTTTCTTCCAATAAACTTTCAGGGTAAAACCCTAGAGTGCCTGTACTGTCTAATTTAGCCGTAAGCGTTTTTTGTTCTCCGTTGCGTTCAACCTGAATGCGTACCTCTTTGCCCTTATTTTCTTTGAGTACTGGACTCAACTGATCAAACAGTAGGGTAGTTTGGTCATTTATGGTCAATATTTTGTCTCCTTTTTTTAATCCAGCTTTCGCGGCAGGAGTTTTCTTTTTTACTTTGTTTACTTCATAAGGAAAACGAGGTGAAAACAGCGGATTTACTCCTTTCATGCTGACCAGTTTGTTGAGCATGCTGTTGGGTACCTTCACTGTCATTTCTTTGCCATCGCGTTCGATAGTATAAAAACAGTCGCGTTCAGTGATAATTTTGCTGCGAAACTCACTGAATTTTTCTACCGATTCTCCGTTGACTTTAAGTATTTTATCTCCATCTTTCAGCCCTATTTCTTTACCAATGCTTCCTACGGTTACTCCATATTTTTCGGTGGCTTTTGCCGGAGTGTAAGTATCTCCATAATAAAAGGTAAGGCAAATAAATACAATAATTCCGGTAATAACATTAACAATGATGCCCCCCATCATAACAATAAGGCGTTGCCAGGCGGGTTTGGCGCGGTACTCCCAGGGTTCTGGTTCTTTTTTAAGGTGGTCGGTATCCATTGATTCATCAATGATTCCAGTAATTTTTACGTAGCCTCCCAAAAATATAGGAGCAATAATATATTCGGTGCCTTTGTACGTAAAACCAACAATTCGGGGACCAAACCCAATAGAAAACTTTTCTACTCTGATTCCAAACATTTTGGCAGCCAACAAGTGCCCCATTTCGTGCAAACCCACTAAAATAGACAGCCCTACCAGAAGCTGGGCAATCATTATGAATGTATCCATATTTTTTGTTTTTCTTGTGAATGTAACTGATTGTGCTTACTGGTTATATGTTTTGTGCAGGCAATCAGCCATTGTTTTTCAACAGTTTATGTTTTGGGCTACAAGATACTCAACAATAAGTTTTTCATGCAGCGATTAATAAAGTTTTAGTAAACCATTATATCCAACGGGTGTTACTTAACGATCGCATATAGCTTCGGCCATTTTTCTGGTTTCAGCGTCTGTATATACAAAGTCGTCATAAGTAGGCGTAGCAACATAAGGTACTTTTGCCATACAATTGGCAATTACATCCGACATTTCTAAAAACTTGACCCGATCTTTCAAAAACCTGTCTACCGCTATCTCGTTGGCAGCATTGAGTATACAAGGCATATTACCTGCCTGATGCATTGCGTCAAATGCCAATCCTAAGTTACGAAAGGTTTTCACATCAGGTTGTTCAAAGGTTAAGTTAGGATAATTGGCAAAGTTAAACCTTTCGAAGTCAGATTTCAACCTTTGAGGATAACTTAAGGCAAATTGTATGGGTAGTTTCATATCAGGCAAACCCATTTGTGCCTTCATAGAGCCATCTTCGAACTGAACGAGTGAGTGAATGATAGATTGTGGGTGAACAATGACTTCTACCTGACTGGCTTCTAGTCCAAACAACCACTTGGCTTCTATTACTTCTAGCCCTTTGTTCATAAGACTTGCCGAATCAATGGTTATTTTGGCACCCATTGTCCAGTTGGGGTGTTTAAGTGCCTGTGCTTTGGTAACATTGACTAAGTCATTGGTTTTTTTTCCCCGAAAGGGACCACCAGAGGCAGTTAAAATGATTTTCTCGATAGGGTTTTGTTCTTCTCCTGTCAAACATTGAAAGATGGCCGAATGTTCAGAGTCTACCGGGTAAATGTTTACCTCGTGTTGTTTGGCCAATGCCGTTACCAACTCACCTGCTACTACTAAAGTTTCTTTATTAGCCAGTGCAATGTGTTTTTTTGCCCTAATAGCGCTCAATGTGGGTCTAAGCCCCGAATAGCCCACCAATGCAGTAAGTACAATATTGATTTCGGGCGCAGTTACTACCTCACTTAAGGCATCTTCTCCTGCCATTGCCTTGGTTTGAGTATGAGCCAGGGCTTCCTTTAGCTTACTGTAATGGGTTTGGTTAGTAATAACCGCAGCTACTGGAGCGTATTTCAGGCATTGCTCTATGAGTAAGTCTACGTTGTTGTGGGCGGTTAATACCGACGCTGTAAATTGATCAGGGTGGGCGGCTATCACCTCTAAGGTTTGTGTGCCTATAGAGCCGGTAGAGCCCAAAATAGCTATGTGCTTTTTCATAATGAAAAGGAGATGAGTTTATCACTCAGGAGTTTGAGAATAGCAATGACAATACAATGATTATTAAAAGGATGGGGTTATGAGCTGATACTTTTGTGCTTTTTCTTACCCTTGCGTTTTTTGCGATCCCGGTAGTCTAAATAATAACCAACTGCCGGAAAGAAAATACTTCCGGCCACGATAAGAATGATTTTAAGGAACATGTATCAAGTATTTGAGTTATTTCTGCAAAAATAACAATTCAAATTGGAAAGAGTTTGCAAAAAAGTGGCAAAGTTGACGAAAGCTTTGAGTAACTCACGAAAAAGAACATAAAGTAAGGACGAAATTTTTATATTGAGGAGGAAGTAATGGACAATATAGTTTTAAACAAATCTGGTATAGCCAGAAAATAAACGCTGGGGAATGGATTGTTTTATCTGTGGAAACAATCACTAAAACAACCCATTAATTTTTTTTAAAAAAAAAATATGAATTTTTATTGGTATATCTCTAGTCAGGAGGTGGATATGTTGCACCAAAACCTGGCAAAAAACTGGTGGGATAGTTTTCCGCTTAAGCTGAATTTGAAGACACCCTGGTTTGACCTTGAGGGGAACAACACCGATGCCAGTGCCCAAACGCTCAAAAACTTGCCAAAAGTGATCAGGAAAATAGAAAAAAAAGGGGACTTAAAAGCTTTTGAAGAAATTGGACAAGAGGCTCCCTTATTTTTTGGCTTTCAAGGAGCAGGCGTCAAGTTGATAGAAGATGACACTGTATTGGTGGCAGTTGCGAGGCAACATCAGGTGTTGTTATTGACAGGAGCCACCGCTCACTTGGTAGGAGGGAAGGTAGAATCCCTTAAACTGCAAAGTTCCAGTAATACTTTGGTAAAATCATTGAAGATTGCTTGGAACGAACCTGGAGGCATAGCCAATGGTACAGTAAACCAAATAGTAGTAGAATTGCTCAGGCAAGCCAGTGACCATGTGTTTCCGGTAGTAAAAGGCATTGCTACTTTTACTTCTAAGCTAAAAACGGATGAATCGGCGTTTAAAAAATTAAAAAGACCTGAAATAGAGTCAATTATAGTAGGAAGCCCCCTTTATATAGAACAAGTGGCCATTTAAGGCGTTTGAATAGATGTATCAATTACCTAAAAACTAAGATTATGAAAATACAAACTACCCGACACGTCGTTTTATGGCTTGTAGTTCTAATGCTGGGCAGCCAAACCAGTTTTGCCCAAAAAATTGTGACCTTGAATAAACTACCCGCATCACCCGAAGAGTTTATCAAGATGCGTAACAAAATGTCGAGGAGCCCTGAGGGAGGAGCTGCTATGTTTCTTGCGGCATTGCTCAATATGGGTAAAAACGAAAAATTAGGTATGCAATGCCTCACTATTGCTATAGATCAGTCTCAGGTAGTAAGTGGCAACGTGTATAAAGGCTACAAACCTGGGCGTAGTGTAATGTATCACTTAAATCGTTTGAAAAGAGGAGGTAGCAGAGGTAATTTTTGGGCGTATGCTCCCAAGGCTTACCTTAAGGGGGCTACTCTAAAAAATGGATATACCCCCAGCAAACCCTATAAAGTAGTAACCTCTCGAAACAAATACAGTGGTAAAGAGTCTAGCGGAAGGGTCAAAGTATTTGTCGATGTAGCAGGTTTTCGACCTCGCCCGGTTACAATGAAACGCAATGATAAAGGTATTTGGAAAGCCCATGAGTTCTCGTCTTTTTTCTTAGATGTGCCCAAGGCTACCAAGAAAAAAGATGATCTTTAGTGACTGATAGATTTAAGTGCAAAAGCCTCAAAATTTACCTACGTGTGAAGTTTTGAGGCTTTTCTCATTATTTTTTTTGGGTAGTATCTTGTTTGATTGGTGCGGGTGGAGGTGTTGCATTGGTTTTGGGATTGAGCACTTTAGCTTCTACTGTTTCTTCTTTGTCCTTTTCTTCTACCACCACATATACATCCTCGCCCTTCTTTTTCATATAATATTTTTCACGGGCAAACTTCTCTAGTTTTTTGGGGTCGGTAGAGAGCCTGGCACGTTCGTCTTTTATCTTCTTGATGCCATTGGCATAAAAAACCTTGTCTTTCTGTAATTGCTTTAGTTTTTCACGACGTTGGTACTGGGTATACAAATCGTTGATATCGAAAAACAACATCCATATCAAAAAAATGCTTCCTGTGATAAAGTAAAAGCTGCGAAAGAATTTAGGGATTTTGAATTTCTTTTTTTGCACCTCTCCCCGATTTTTCAACATATTACCCAACCGTTTGCCTGCGTTGGTTTTGGGGGCATTGATCAATTCTTCTTCTTCGTCTTCGTGCATTTTACTGTGCGTTTTAATTCTTGAATGTAATTCTTTGTGTCAGTGTTTTTTAAACGAAAAACGTGATTATTCCTGAAAAACCAGCTCGTACATCTTCTTCAATTCAGGGTTGACTTCTTCTTTTTTTAATTTTCTGAGTAAATCTTCTACCTCTGGCATATCGGTGAGGTAGCTTAGCGATTGATAAGCTAAAAACTTGACCGAATCGGACGCCTGCCCCCGAATGAATCGGGTAAGTAGATCAATACCCTTTTTTTTGTTGGTTGTGGTACTATTCATTAAGTACAAACCAAATGATTGTAAAAGCTGGTGTTGGGTAAACAATGAGGTTTGCCACAGCTTTTGTTCAAACCATTGATACGCTTTGGGAGGTTGGGTATTGGCATAATAGTTTGCTACTACACTTGCTACCTCCAACGCCTTATAATGCTCAAATTTAACAATTTTTTCTGAGATGTCAGGAGCATTTGTCTGAATATACGCTTCTAGCGAAGCCCCTACCACTGCATAAGACTTTGCCATGAGCCCTTTGGCAAAGAGTGATTGATACTGATTTTTGTCTAAAGTTGCCAAAGCACGAATAGCTGACGCCCTTACCAATGTCTTAGGATCGTTCATGGCTAGTTTTTCAAGCAGGTTTTTTACCAAGGTTTTTTGAGGGTGCACATCATTGGCCAGTTTTTCTATGGCGCGTTGACGAATAGCCCAAAACTTGTCCTTAAGCGCTGTAAGTAGTGTTTTTTCCAAAACCGGACTCAGTTGCTCCTTGTTATAAATTTTGTCTATCACTTCCATCCGGGCTTTATAGGTGGGTTCGTGGGTGTATTGATAAGCCATTGCGGCATCGGTTTTGGAGTGGGCTATTAGCCCCAATAGTTGTTGTTCTGCATCAAACACTACCAAGTCGGGGGCTTGGGCAAGCTTAAACTTGAAAG
This is a stretch of genomic DNA from Microscilla marina ATCC 23134. It encodes these proteins:
- a CDS encoding DUF6702 family protein; this encodes MNILTTLLISISLASHAPIHSNKHEFHTSIAEIEYNNQSKAFEVSLRVFIDDFEKALGSLSGKKETLDKSDKHHQLIMKYIRQRFFITNRRGKKKEMTLIGKEFKTDAVWLYIEIPFRESLRKATFTNSILMEHFDDQVNIINLQYKGKKESFLFRKNKLVQGVNIGR
- the rseP gene encoding RIP metalloprotease RseP, which encodes MDTFIMIAQLLVGLSILVGLHEMGHLLAAKMFGIRVEKFSIGFGPRIVGFTYKGTEYIIAPIFLGGYVKITGIIDESMDTDHLKKEPEPWEYRAKPAWQRLIVMMGGIIVNVITGIIVFICLTFYYGDTYTPAKATEKYGVTVGSIGKEIGLKDGDKILKVNGESVEKFSEFRSKIITERDCFYTIERDGKEMTVKVPNSMLNKLVSMKGVNPLFSPRFPYEVNKVKKKTPAAKAGLKKGDKILTINDQTTLLFDQLSPVLKENKGKEVRIQVERNGEQKTLTAKLDSTGTLGFYPESLLEEKQVQYSLGASISLGTFKAFDVIYQQIKVFGRIFKNDASASKSLSGPIGIAKFFGTEWIAQRFWTLVGLLSMVLAFMNFLPIPALDGGHVMFLTYEIISGRSPSERFLIIAQNIGMVLLLGLMAFAIINDVIKLF
- a CDS encoding 1-deoxy-D-xylulose-5-phosphate reductoisomerase yields the protein MKKHIAILGSTGSIGTQTLEVIAAHPDQFTASVLTAHNNVDLLIEQCLKYAPVAAVITNQTHYSKLKEALAHTQTKAMAGEDALSEVVTAPEINIVLTALVGYSGLRPTLSAIRAKKHIALANKETLVVAGELVTALAKQHEVNIYPVDSEHSAIFQCLTGEEQNPIEKIILTASGGPFRGKKTNDLVNVTKAQALKHPNWTMGAKITIDSASLMNKGLEVIEAKWLFGLEASQVEVIVHPQSIIHSLVQFEDGSMKAQMGLPDMKLPIQFALSYPQRLKSDFERFNFANYPNLTFEQPDVKTFRNLGLAFDAMHQAGNMPCILNAANEIAVDRFLKDRVKFLEMSDVIANCMAKVPYVATPTYDDFVYTDAETRKMAEAICDR
- a CDS encoding DUF7019 family protein — translated: MNFYWYISSQEVDMLHQNLAKNWWDSFPLKLNLKTPWFDLEGNNTDASAQTLKNLPKVIRKIEKKGDLKAFEEIGQEAPLFFGFQGAGVKLIEDDTVLVAVARQHQVLLLTGATAHLVGGKVESLKLQSSSNTLVKSLKIAWNEPGGIANGTVNQIVVELLRQASDHVFPVVKGIATFTSKLKTDESAFKKLKRPEIESIIVGSPLYIEQVAI
- a CDS encoding DUF6935 domain-containing protein, with the protein product MKIQTTRHVVLWLVVLMLGSQTSFAQKIVTLNKLPASPEEFIKMRNKMSRSPEGGAAMFLAALLNMGKNEKLGMQCLTIAIDQSQVVSGNVYKGYKPGRSVMYHLNRLKRGGSRGNFWAYAPKAYLKGATLKNGYTPSKPYKVVTSRNKYSGKESSGRVKVFVDVAGFRPRPVTMKRNDKGIWKAHEFSSFFLDVPKATKKKDDL
- a CDS encoding FtsB family cell division protein, whose amino-acid sequence is MHEDEEEELINAPKTNAGKRLGNMLKNRGEVQKKKFKIPKFFRSFYFITGSIFLIWMLFFDINDLYTQYQRREKLKQLQKDKVFYANGIKKIKDERARLSTDPKKLEKFAREKYYMKKKGEDVYVVVEEKDKEETVEAKVLNPKTNATPPPAPIKQDTTQKK